CGGTTACTCCTGAGATCGAACTGGTGGCACTTCGGGCGCCCGCTTGAACCACTTGGCTGCTTGTGATCTGTGGAGCGACGCGTTTGACGCTTGGCACCTGTTCTGCAATCGCTGTTGCGTCTTCCAGAACCAAGGTTTTAGGAAAAGCGACACCGCGCCGTCGGGTGTCGTTATTCCCAGGAACGACAAATAAAACGTTGGCCCCGAGGTTGCTGAGCTGCTCTTCGGCGAGCCCTTGAGCCCCTCGACCCACTCCCACCAGCGTGATGACAGACGCGTTGCCAATCACGATGCCCACCATCGTGAGCAAGCTGCGTAGGCGATTCGTCCGCAGCGTCGTCAACGCCATCCGAACGGTTTCCGTTGACTTCATCCGACGGACCATCGCTTATTGGGCCCTAGAAGAAACTGCAGTCGTCGGCCGAGGTCACGACACCGACCTTCACCAAATCGGTGGAACCCGAGACCCCGGAATGGGTTCCTGCCGTTTGGACCACCAAATCTCCTTCTTTCAAGAGCTTGAGGTCTTTGGCTTTTCGCATGGCGGTAATAAAAGTTGCTGTTGTATCAGGCTCTTCTGGCACAACAAGGGGTGTCACACCCCAAACGAGTTGCAATCGACACGCTACGGATTTATCGGGGGTGACCGCAAGAATCGGTGCTGCCGGCCTGAATTTGCTCACGTTGTGGGCCGTTGCTCCAGTTTTGGTGAGGGGAATGATGGCGGCCGCGTTGAGCTGACTGGCAATGGTGCTAACAGCACCGCTTAAGGCATTGGGGATCGTGGACGGGAGGTGGCTGTCAATCGACCGCTCTGGGTAATCCTTTTCGATTCGCCGGGCAATGGTGGCCATGGTCTGCACCGCTTCAACAGGGAAATCGCCAACCGCCGTTTCGTTGGAGAGCATGACCGCATCGGTGCCATCGAGGATCGCGTTAGCAACGTCGCTCACCTCAGCCCGCGTTGGCCGAGGACTCGATGCCATGGAATCGAGCATCTGCGTTGCGGTGATGATCGGAATCCCAAGACTGTTGGCCTTGCGAATCAGCTCTTTCTGCAAGAGGGGAACTTCTTCTGCGGGCATCTCAACGCCGAGATCGCCTCGGGCCACCATCACCCCATCACAGAGGGGAAGAATCGCATCGATCTGATCGATGGCTTCAAATTTTTCGATCTTGGCCACGACTGGGGTTTCGTGGCCGTGTTGGCGAATGAGACCACGAATTTCTTCCATGTCGGATGGGTTGCGCACGAAGCTCAGGGCAACCCAATCCACCCCTTGGCTCAACCCGAAAGCGAGATCTTCTTTGTCCTTATCCGTTAACGCGCGAACCGATAACTGAACATCGGGGAAATTGACCCCCTTGTTGTTGGAGAGAACCCCTCCCACCGTGACGCTGCAATGGAGTGTTTGCTGCGATTGATCGACGCTTTCGACCTTCATCTCCACTCGCCCGTCATCCAAAAGAATGCGGCTTCCAGCGGTGACTTCATCCGCCAGTTTTGGGTAGGTGACAGTAGCGATGCTCTGATCGCAACTCACAGGCCTGGACGTGAGCGTAAAAGGATCGCCGTTGGCCAAGGTGATGGGTCCATCGGCAAAACGACCCAGTCGAATCTTTGGACCTTGGAGATCTTGGAGGATTCCGATGGTTTGCCCAAGCTCCTCGGATACTTGGCGAATGGTTTTGATTCGTTCGGCGTGATCGGCGTGATCGCCGTGGGAAAAGTTCAGACGAAACGTTGTGGCCCCAGCCCTGACAAGCTCTTTGATCTGGTCCGGGCTTTCTGTGGCAGGACCGATCGTGGCCACGATTTTGGTTCGGCGGTTCAAATCGAACTGGCCCATATCGAGGCTGGAAATCCTTGCGGAAACTACCATCCGGGGCGATTCGACCACACCTTGATGGATCTGAACGCGTATCAATCAGCGGCTCGTCAAACCGCCAGCTATCCCGATGTGGGCCGGAATCCCATCTATCCAACCCTTGGTCTGACTGGGGAGGCTGGAGAAGTGGCCGACAAAGTGAAGAAGGTCTTGCGGGATCAAGACGGGGTATTTGACGAATCAGCCCGTGAGGCGATCAAGCTTGAACTGGGTGACGTGCTTTGGTACATCGCGCAACTCTCCATGGAACTGGGCTATGACCTTGAGGATGTTGCTGCAGCGAATCTCGCAAAATTGTCCAGTCGTGCGGCCCGTGGTCGCATCTCTGGCAGCGGCGACCAACGCTGATTTGAATTTGATGCTGCGCCGATCGATTCGTTACTTCGTTGTTCTGGCCTGTGTGTTCACGTTGGCAATGCCGGCGATGGCGGCTGAACTTCAGCTAACCGGAGTTCACCTCGACACTTGCAATGAACAGGAGGGCGGCCAACCCGACTTCAAGCGTCCAATGGGTGCAAGTTGTTATGTGCTTCGTGGGGATGTTGAAAACCCCGGTCGCAAAGCGATCATCGACACCGATGTATTCGCCAGAATTTTGGATGCCAGTGGTGAACCGGTTCTCCAAAATCGAACTCGGGTTGGTTCCATTGGAGATGTTGAGCCTGGATCCCAACCCTTTGCCTTGAGGCTCACCGTTCCTGCAGGTACTCCCGGCCCGTTTGTAGTGAAAAACGCCAAAGCTCGTGGTTTTTCAGCTCCTGTGAGAACACGAGTCGCCGATGACGAAGATGATCTCCTCCCCCTTGAACGCCAAGTGGCTGTTAATTGAACCGAGCCACCTCTACCAGCTGCTGCCCGACATGAAAAATGCGCTGATCGATTGGTTCACCAAGCTTTGAAGCAGATTCAGGGCAAGAAATGCCAATAGGGCTGATAGATCAATCCCACCCAAGGGGGGAATCAGTCCTCGGAATGCATTGAGGTAGGGATCGGTAATGGCGCTAACGCTGCTTAAAACAGGATTGCTCCAGTCCAAATTTGGGAACCAGCTCAGAAGAACCCTGACGATTAGTACGAGGGAATAAATCTGCAAGGTCTGCGCTAGCACCTGCAGCAACGAGACGGGGAGCATTTCCATGACGTGACCTGATCTACGACAACTTTATGCAGCCTCCGCCAGATCGGTTGCACCTAAGTCAGGAAGTACGGAGAAGGTGCGGTGGAATTTCTCCGTCAGAGTGATCCAATACGACCGGCCATCATTTTGTCGACGCCGCTCGATGAACTCTTGTGCCAGCAGTTCCTTGATGTGGTCATAGGCCCCAGATCCCCGCAGGTCGACCAGATCTGATTGAAGAATTCGCTTCTTTAAAGCAATCGTGGCGAGAGTCCGAAGCGTTGCCGTCGAGAGATTCACGGGCAAAAGGTCCTTCACCAAATCGCCAAGCCCCGCACGCAATTGAAGACCAAACCGACCGTTCTGATGAACGATTTCAAGTGCCGACTCTCGTTGGGCGTACGAGGTTGTCAGAGCAATAAGCGCCTCTTCAACCTCTTTTCGCTCCACCTGGGAAAGCTCAGCGAGTTCGCCCACGCTTACTGGACGACCCTTGAGATAAAGAATCGCCTCCAAACGAGTGGTTAGGGACGGGGACGTCATCTCAAGCTCTACCCCTTAATTCACTCAACGTACCGCTTAGTTCCTCACAGGAACAGGCTGTAAGCAGGGTTCTTACTTTCTTCCCAAAAGGCATAACCCAACGCACTTAGAAAGCTGGTCCAACCGTCCATTTCAGTCTTAGGAATCAAAACGCCCACCACGATTCGGCCGGTGTCGGCGCCGTGGTTTCGATAGTGAAAAATGCTGATGCTCCAACTGGGATGAAGCGACGTCACAAAATTCATCAGCGCACCGGGTCGTTCTGGAAACTCGAAGCGATAAAGCAATTCGCTGCAGTCCCCCGCGCAGGCCTCGCGAGCTGATTTCGGTAGTCGTCCACCCACCATGTGTCGCAAATGAACTTTCGCAAACTCGTTGTCGCTCAAATCAAGGCAGGGGAACCCGTTGTTGGACAGATGCTCGACGAGGGCGAAGCGGTCTTGCTGATTGTTGACCTGAACTCCAATGAAGATTTGGGCGCGCACTCCCTCCGTCATTCGATAACTGAATTCGGTGAGGCTGCGGTCGCTTAAACATCGACACAACGCACGAAGACTTCCTGTCGACTCGGGGATTTCCACGGCAAACATCGCTTCTCGCTCCTCACCGAGCTCAGCCCGCTCTGCGATGAAGCGCAATCGTTCGAAATTCATGTTGGCCCCGCAGGCCACCCCAACAAGACGCTTCCCTTCGAGGTTTCGATCAGCCACATCCTGTTTCAAACCAGCGATCGCAAGCGCTCCAGCTGGTTCAAGGATTGATCGTGTGTCCTCAAAGACGTCTTTGATGGCGGCACAAATGGCATCGGTGTCCACGGTCACCATGCGATCCACATAGCGACGAGCCAGATCAAAGGTGTGCTCACCAACCTTTCGAACGGCGACGCCATCGGCAAATAAACCCACTTTCTCCAACTCCACGCGATGTCCGCACCGCAGGGATTGGGTCATCGCATCGGCATCAATGGGTTCGACTCCGATCACTTCTGTTTCTGGCCAAAGCTGCTTCACGTAGGCCGAAATTCCGGCGATCAATCCCCCTCCACCAACGGCGACGTAAATCGCATCCGGTGGTTCTTTGCTTTGTCGCATGATTTCCATGCCAATCGTGCCTTGACCAGCGATGACCTCTGGGTCGTCGAAGGGGTGGATGTAGGTCAATCCTTCAGCTTCACAACGCTTTTGCGCTTCCGCCGAGCATTCGTCGTAGGTCTCGCCGTGCAAAACCACTTCGCCGCCTAAGGCACGGACGGCGCGGATTTTGACTTCGGGAGTTGTTTTGGGCATCACAATCACCGACCTGCAACCCAAACGGCGCGCACTGAGAGCCACTCCTTGGGCGTGGTTGCCTGCACTGGATGCGATCACGCCGCGTTGAAGATCCTCAACGGGGAGTTGCACCATGCGGTTGTAGGCGCCTCGAAGCTTGAACGAAAACACCGGCTGTAGGTCTTCTCGTTTCAACCAAATCTGATTGTTGAGCCGCTGGCTGAGGTTGGGAGCTGGATCAAGAGGGGTTTCCCTGGCCACGTCGTAAACACGTGCTCGGAGGATCTTTTGCAGGTAATCGGTCATCTCTCCATTCTTTCAACCTCTGGGTGCCCCTTTTGAAGGGAGGGAACCCGTAGATTGATCAATCAGGAGCGGGTTGTGCATGCATCTCGGAGATCTCAAGCATCCGAACGAATTGCACGGCCTCAGTCTTGCTGAGCTCGAAGATGTCGCTCGTCAGATTAGGGAACGCCATCTCGACGTGGTTTCAACGAGTGGTGGACACCTTGGACCGGGGCTTGGTGTCGTTGAACTCACCATTGCTCTGTATCAAACCCTCGATCTCGATCGGGACAAAGTGTGTTGGGACGTGGGGCACCAGGCCTATCCCCACAAGTTGCTCACTGGTCGCTTCAATTCCTTTGACTCCCTCCGGCAGCAACGCGGTGTAGCTGGTTATTTGAAGCGTTCTGAGAGCCGTTTTGATCACTTCGGTGCAGGCCATGCCAGCACGTCGATTTCTGCAGCACTGGGGATGGCGTTGGGCCGTGATAACCGCGGTGAAAATTTCAAATGTGTTGCGGTTATTGGGGATGGTGCCCTGACGGGGGGCATGGCCCTTGAAGCGATTAACCACGCCGGCCACCTTCCAAATACGCCCCTCTTGGTGGTGTTGAACGACAACGACATGTCGATCTCCCCGCCGGTGGGTGCTCTGTCGAGCGTTCTCAACCGGGCAAGACTCAGTCCTCCGATGCAATTCCTTTCCGGAAGTGTCGAGGAGAGTGTGCGTCACCTGCCTTTCATGGGTGGAGAGCTTCCTGCCGAGCTCAACCGCTTGAAGGGAAGCATGCGCCGCCTAGCGGTCCCAAAAGTTGGTGCTGTTTTTGAGGAGCTCGGCTTTACCTACATGGGGCCGATCGATGGACACGACATCGGCGAGATGACTCGCACCTTCCAAGCGGCCCAT
The DNA window shown above is from Synechococcus sp. CC9902 and carries:
- the pyk gene encoding pyruvate kinase, which translates into the protein MGQFDLNRRTKIVATIGPATESPDQIKELVRAGATTFRLNFSHGDHADHAERIKTIRQVSEELGQTIGILQDLQGPKIRLGRFADGPITLANGDPFTLTSRPVSCDQSIATVTYPKLADEVTAGSRILLDDGRVEMKVESVDQSQQTLHCSVTVGGVLSNNKGVNFPDVQLSVRALTDKDKEDLAFGLSQGVDWVALSFVRNPSDMEEIRGLIRQHGHETPVVAKIEKFEAIDQIDAILPLCDGVMVARGDLGVEMPAEEVPLLQKELIRKANSLGIPIITATQMLDSMASSPRPTRAEVSDVANAILDGTDAVMLSNETAVGDFPVEAVQTMATIARRIEKDYPERSIDSHLPSTIPNALSGAVSTIASQLNAAAIIPLTKTGATAHNVSKFRPAAPILAVTPDKSVACRLQLVWGVTPLVVPEEPDTTATFITAMRKAKDLKLLKEGDLVVQTAGTHSGVSGSTDLVKVGVVTSADDCSFF
- a CDS encoding nucleoside triphosphate pyrophosphohydrolase family protein, translating into MDLNAYQSAARQTASYPDVGRNPIYPTLGLTGEAGEVADKVKKVLRDQDGVFDESAREAIKLELGDVLWYIAQLSMELGYDLEDVAAANLAKLSSRAARGRISGSGDQR
- a CDS encoding YggT family protein, translated to MEMLPVSLLQVLAQTLQIYSLVLIVRVLLSWFPNLDWSNPVLSSVSAITDPYLNAFRGLIPPLGGIDLSALLAFLALNLLQSLVNQSISAFFMSGSSW
- the scpB gene encoding SMC-Scp complex subunit ScpB — encoded protein: MTSPSLTTRLEAILYLKGRPVSVGELAELSQVERKEVEEALIALTTSYAQRESALEIVHQNGRFGLQLRAGLGDLVKDLLPVNLSTATLRTLATIALKKRILQSDLVDLRGSGAYDHIKELLAQEFIERRRQNDGRSYWITLTEKFHRTFSVLPDLGATDLAEAA
- the ilvA gene encoding threonine ammonia-lyase, biosynthetic; its protein translation is MTDYLQKILRARVYDVARETPLDPAPNLSQRLNNQIWLKREDLQPVFSFKLRGAYNRMVQLPVEDLQRGVIASSAGNHAQGVALSARRLGCRSVIVMPKTTPEVKIRAVRALGGEVVLHGETYDECSAEAQKRCEAEGLTYIHPFDDPEVIAGQGTIGMEIMRQSKEPPDAIYVAVGGGGLIAGISAYVKQLWPETEVIGVEPIDADAMTQSLRCGHRVELEKVGLFADGVAVRKVGEHTFDLARRYVDRMVTVDTDAICAAIKDVFEDTRSILEPAGALAIAGLKQDVADRNLEGKRLVGVACGANMNFERLRFIAERAELGEEREAMFAVEIPESTGSLRALCRCLSDRSLTEFSYRMTEGVRAQIFIGVQVNNQQDRFALVEHLSNNGFPCLDLSDNEFAKVHLRHMVGGRLPKSAREACAGDCSELLYRFEFPERPGALMNFVTSLHPSWSISIFHYRNHGADTGRIVVGVLIPKTEMDGWTSFLSALGYAFWEESKNPAYSLFL